Proteins from one Carcharodon carcharias isolate sCarCar2 chromosome 19, sCarCar2.pri, whole genome shotgun sequence genomic window:
- the LOC121291280 gene encoding zinc-binding protein A33-like, protein MDSGQQPRSWTQEVNCSICLDFFADPVSLECGHNLCRSCITRCCAQAERDSCPECREEFPDRKLTVNRNLARLAEKARKLKVNPGGNGNKLHCEEHEEELKLFCETDKKLICLICRDSREHKSHNFMPIKEAVEIYKDQLKSSLQSLTEKKSMFLETELKQTWKISEKIMCQKRRTSENYDKQPLAEGKLSIGKFNSPLQYMAWREMIDAISPAPASLTLDPETANPWLMVSEDRTSVRLRDKPQELPDTPERFDCCVSALGSEGFTSERHYWEVEVQNKTCWSLELARQSANRKGQIDPRPQAGYWTVCLLPGRGYVAGSSHSDTPLAPGIGPQKIGVFLDYEARQVSFYNADSMSHPHTYNHTFTETLLAFFFPGPNDGGKNRTPLSICGFKGH, encoded by the exons ATGGACTCTGGGCAGCAGCCCCGGAGCTGGACCCAGGAGGTAAATTGCTCCATTTGCCTTGATTTCTTCGCCGATCCGGTTTCACTGGAGTGTGGACACAACTTGTGCCGCTCCTGTATCACACGGTGTTGCGCACAGGCGGAGAGGGATTCCTGTCCGGAATGTAGAGAGGAGTTTCCGGACAGAAAACTCACGGTCAACAGGAATTTAGCGAGATTGGCGGAGAAGGCTCGAAAATTAAAGGTGAATCCGGGAGGGAATGGAAATAAACTTCACTGtgaggaacatgaggaagaattgAAACTgttctgtgaaactgacaagaaACTGATCTGTTTGATTTGTAGAGATTCGCGGGAACACAAATCTCACAATTTCATGCCGATTAAAGAAGCTGTTGAAATCTACAAG GATCAGCTGAAATCATCTTTACAATCTCTCACAGAGAAGAAATCGATGTTTCTGGAAACGGAACTGAAACAGACATGGAAGATTTCCGAA AAGATAATGTGTCAAAAGAGGAG GACTAGTGAGAACTATGACAAACAGCCATTAGCAGAGGGCAAGCTGTCAATCGGAAAGTTCAACAGCCCATTACAGTACATGGCATGGAGAGAAATGATTGACGCAATTAGCCCTG CTCCAGCCTCTTTAACTCTTGATCCGGAAACAGCCAATCCCTGGCTCATGGTGTCTGAGGACCGGACCAGCGTGAGACTCAGGGACAAACCGCAGGAGCTCCCTGACACCCCGGAGAGGTTTGACTGTTGTGTCTCCGCCTTGGGATCGGAGGGATTCACATCAGAGAGACACTATTGGGAGGTGGAGGTGCAGAACAAGACATGCTGGAGTCTGGAACTTGCCCGACAGTCTGCCAACAGGAAGGGGCAAATCGACCCAAGGCCTCAGGCAGGCTACTGGACTGTTTGCCTGCTGCCTGGAAGAGGCTATGTTGCCGGCAGCTCCCACTCCGACACCCCGCTCGCCCCGGGTATAGGTCCCCAGAAGATCGGGGTGTTCCTGGACTATGAGGCCAGGCAGGTGTCATTTTACAATGCGGACAGCATGTCCCATCCCCACACTTACAACCACACTTTCACTGAGACACTCTTAGCATTTTTCTTTCCGGGACCAAATGATGGTGGGAAAAACAGAACACCTCTGAGCATCTGCGGATTCAAAGGCCACTAA